A genomic region of Aquificaceae bacterium contains the following coding sequences:
- the rplU gene encoding 50S ribosomal protein L21 — MYAVIETGGKQYKVEKGTKLKVEKLPNNVGEILEFSPVLLRKDDGSVEFGKGKVIAQVLSHGKHKKVIVFKFRAKKNYKRWKGHRQPYTEILIKDIQEV; from the coding sequence ATGTACGCAGTTATAGAGACTGGTGGAAAGCAGTATAAGGTTGAGAAGGGAACTAAGCTAAAGGTGGAAAAACTACCAAACAATGTGGGAGAAATCCTTGAGTTTTCTCCTGTGCTTTTGAGAAAGGATGATGGCTCTGTAGAGTTTGGAAAAGGCAAAGTCATCGCTCAAGTCCTATCTCACGGAAAGCATAAAAAGGTTATAGTGTTTAAGTTTAGAGCAAAGAAAAACTATAAGCGCTGGAAGGGACACAGACAGCCTTACACAGAGATATTGATAAAGGATATACAGGAGGTCTGA
- the thyX gene encoding FAD-dependent thymidylate synthase, with protein MKVHIMGSDQRIVRCARVSFAKDEEVDKERDTRLIRYLFQHKHASPFEHVIIAFEADKELWLEILKNLPSPAVQVYYSKGYIWLNLRNYINAMELFPLELKKALEEKLPATTAIIFGQEPQDYSTDHAYVKDKIETSSGWIGLVDSLELGTDMDYYTFVVECPLFVARQWHRHRFGSYNEVSRRYVSYEPDFYIPRYLRKQAKSNKQASLEEPVEEPWNSLFLKKINWYVQDLQDLYKAMTEKEVAKELARGILPQFMKTRFYWTVPRVALDNFITLRTHEGAQKEIREFAEVIKDLVGYRETDKKLRL; from the coding sequence ATGAAAGTCCACATAATGGGCTCTGACCAGAGGATAGTCCGCTGTGCTCGTGTATCCTTTGCAAAGGACGAAGAGGTTGACAAAGAGAGAGACACAAGGCTTATAAGGTATCTTTTCCAGCACAAGCATGCCTCACCCTTTGAACATGTAATAATAGCCTTTGAAGCTGATAAAGAGCTTTGGCTTGAAATCCTTAAAAACCTGCCAAGCCCTGCAGTGCAAGTTTACTATTCCAAAGGATACATATGGCTCAACCTAAGGAACTACATAAACGCCATGGAGCTCTTCCCATTAGAGTTAAAAAAAGCCTTAGAGGAAAAACTGCCCGCTACCACCGCTATAATATTCGGTCAAGAGCCACAAGACTACTCTACAGACCACGCCTATGTGAAGGATAAAATAGAGACTTCCTCTGGCTGGATTGGTCTGGTTGATAGTCTTGAGCTTGGGACAGATATGGACTACTATACCTTTGTAGTGGAATGCCCGCTCTTTGTAGCCCGCCAGTGGCACAGGCATAGGTTTGGCTCATATAACGAAGTTAGCAGAAGATATGTGAGCTACGAGCCAGACTTTTACATCCCTCGCTATCTTAGAAAGCAGGCAAAGAGCAACAAGCAGGCATCACTTGAAGAGCCAGTAGAAGAGCCATGGAACTCACTATTTTTGAAAAAGATAAACTGGTATGTGCAAGACCTACAAGACCTATACAAGGCTATGACGGAAAAGGAAGTTGCCAAGGAATTGGCAAGGGGCATCTTGCCCCAGTTTATGAAGACAAGGTTTTATTGGACAGTGCCACGAGTAGCCCTGGATAACTTCATAACCTTAAGAACCCACGAGGGAGCTCAAAAAGAAATAAGAGAGTTCGCAGAGGTCATAAAAGACTTAGTAGGCTACAGAGAGACAGACAAAAAGCTCAGGTTGTAG
- a CDS encoding alpha-fetoprotein enhancer-binding protein, translating to MKKFIALGIASLALLAVSCQQKPAEQPAEQPPVEEQQPAEQQEQQPAEQQGAEEQQPVEQQQDGEQQQ from the coding sequence ATGAAGAAGTTTATAGCACTTGGAATTGCGAGCTTGGCACTCCTTGCAGTATCCTGCCAGCAAAAGCCTGCGGAGCAACCTGCAGAGCAACCACCTGTAGAAGAGCAACAACCTGCTGAACAGCAGGAACAACAACCTGCAGAGCAACAAGGAGCTGAAGAACAGCAACCTGTAGAACAACAACAAGACGGAGAGCAACAGCAATAA
- a CDS encoding NAD-dependent deacylase translates to MKLAVLTGAGISAESGVPTFRGQGGLWKSYRPEELATPQAFRRNPALVWEWYLWRRSIIAKAEPNAGHIALVELERKYAENFLLITQNVDGLHQRAGSKRLVELHGNIWRVKCLSCGVVYYDYSVSYTQLPPACKECDGLIRPDVVWFGEALPEDALELAIRWARSCDVFVVIGTSAVVYPAGELPYLAKEHGAKVIEINPESTPVSPIADVIIREPASSGVKKLLEVL, encoded by the coding sequence ATGAAGTTGGCAGTCCTCACTGGTGCTGGCATATCCGCAGAGAGTGGTGTTCCCACCTTTAGGGGGCAAGGTGGTCTTTGGAAAAGCTACAGACCAGAAGAGCTTGCCACTCCTCAGGCTTTTAGAAGAAATCCAGCCTTGGTGTGGGAGTGGTATCTTTGGAGAAGAAGCATAATAGCAAAAGCAGAGCCTAACGCTGGGCATATTGCACTTGTGGAGCTTGAAAGAAAATATGCTGAAAACTTCCTGCTTATTACCCAAAACGTGGATGGACTTCACCAAAGGGCTGGTTCAAAAAGACTTGTGGAGCTTCATGGGAATATATGGAGAGTTAAATGCCTCTCCTGTGGTGTGGTTTACTATGACTATTCTGTAAGCTATACACAGCTTCCGCCTGCCTGCAAAGAGTGTGATGGGCTTATTAGACCAGATGTGGTTTGGTTTGGAGAGGCTCTGCCTGAGGATGCCTTAGAGCTTGCCATAAGGTGGGCAAGGAGTTGCGATGTGTTTGTGGTTATTGGCACTTCCGCAGTGGTGTATCCTGCGGGTGAGCTTCCATACCTTGCAAAGGAGCATGGTGCAAAGGTTATAGAGATAAACCCAGAAAGCACACCTGTCTCTCCCATTGCAGATGTTATAATAAGAGAACCAGCAAGCAGTGGTGTTAAAAAGCTACTGGAGGTTTTATGA
- the rpmA gene encoding 50S ribosomal protein L27 — MASKASGGSTKNGRDSHSKRLGVKRHDGQIVKAGNIIVRQRGTKIYPGLNVGMGSDFTLFALIDGVVKFETKRKKKVVSVLPLETATT, encoded by the coding sequence ATGGCATCCAAGGCAAGTGGTGGCTCAACGAAAAATGGTAGAGATAGTCATTCTAAAAGACTTGGTGTAAAAAGGCATGATGGTCAAATAGTTAAGGCAGGGAACATAATAGTAAGACAGCGAGGGACAAAAATATATCCTGGATTGAATGTGGGAATGGGCTCGGATTTTACCCTCTTTGCTCTGATAGATGGTGTGGTGAAGTTTGAAACAAAGAGAAAGAAGAAGGTGGTAAGCGTTCTGCCTCTTGAGACCGCTACAACCTGA